One region of Camelina sativa cultivar DH55 chromosome 6, Cs, whole genome shotgun sequence genomic DNA includes:
- the LOC104791990 gene encoding protein STRICTOSIDINE SYNTHASE-LIKE 8: protein MPINRRVLTPVAAAPVILAVLCYFFWASIIQSDNIKGSKHVLQDAKTIPLPAYGPESLEFDLKGEGPYVSVTDGRILQWRGEELGWVEFAHTSPHRDNCSMHEVVPSCGRPLGLSFDRKTGDLYICDGYFGLMKVGPEGGLAELLLDEVDENKIMFANQGDIDEEEDVIYFTDSSDTYHFGEVFYVSMCGRKEGRVIKYNMKTKEAKVIADNLLLPNGLALSKDGSFVVTCESSLNSCRRIWVKGPKSGTNEIFATLPGGPDNIRRTPTGDFWVAIHSKDSLFSRLCQFHPWIGRFFMKVMKMETAIHLTNGGKPHGVVVKLSGETGEILEILEDSEGSAVKYASEAYETKDGKLWIGSVFWPAVWVLDTSVYDSK from the exons ATGCCGATTAACAGGAGAGTTCTGACCCCAGTCGCCGCCGCTCCGGTTATTTTAGCCGTCCTTTGCTATTTCTTCTGGGCATCAATCATCCAGTCGGACAACATAAAGGGCTCGAAACATGTTCTCCAAGATGCTAAGACCATTCCTCTTCCCGCCTATGGACCAGAGAGCTTAGAGTTCGATCTGAAAGGTGAAGGCCCTTACGTCAGCGTCACCGACGGTCGTATCCTCCAATGGCGAGGTGAAGAACTCGGCTGGGTCGAGTTTGCACATACTTCCCCTCACAG AGATAACTGTTCGATGCATGAGGTGGTACCAAGTTGTGGGAGACCATTGGGACTTAGCTTCGATAGGAAAACAGGAGATTTGTACATATGCGATGGTTACTTCGGGCTCATGAAGGTCGGACCAGAGGGAGGCTTGGCCGAGTTACTTCTTGATGAAgttgatgaaaataaaattatgtttgccAACCAAGGGGACATagacgaagaggaagatgttaTCTATTTCACTGATAGCAGCGATACATACCACTTCGG GGAAGTATTCTACGTGTCTATGTGCGGGAGGAAGGAGGGAAGagtaattaaatacaatatgaAGACGAAAGAGGCCAAAGTTATTGCGGACAATCTTCTGTTACCAAATGGTCTAGCTCTAAGCAAAGACGGATCGTTTGTAGTCACATGCGAGAGCAGTTTGAACTCTTGCCGTAGGATATGGGTCAAAGGTCCCAAATCAGGGACAAACGAGATTTTCGCGACTCTCCCGGGGGGGCCAGACAACATCCGGCGTACGCCAACGGGAGATTTCTGGGTCGCAATACATAGCAAAGACAGTTTGTTCAGTCGTTTGTGTCAGTTCCACCCTTGGATCGGGAGGTTTTTCATGAAGGTAATGAAGATGGAGACCGCGATTCATCTAACCAACGGAGGAAAACCTCATGGAGTTGTCGTGAAACTCTCTGGAGAGACGGGGGAGATTCTTGAGATTCTTGAGGACAGTGAAGGGAGCGCGGTGAAGTATGCTAGTGAGGCTTATGAGACTAAAGATGGAAAGTTATGGATCGGGTCTGTATTTTGGCCGGCCGTTTGGGTTCTTGATACATCTGTTTATGATTCCAAATGA